In Longimicrobiaceae bacterium, a single window of DNA contains:
- a CDS encoding pyridoxal-phosphate dependent enzyme, whose amino-acid sequence MSGPVINANFVDAIALPRVVWLRPNLIGLAFPLMKLLPARFIVRKALEQGELAPGAPIAETTSGTFGLALAMVARLQGFPLVLVSDPAIDPPLRRRLEDLGAAVHIVHKTGPSGGYQQVRLERLERVLDATPGSFCPRQYSNPHNPGSYAPCAELLVHAAGAIECLVGTVGSGGSVCGISSYLRLLFPELTVIGVDTHRSVIFGQSDAGGGRTLRGLGNSIMPPNVDHTTFDLVHWVGAAEAFRATRQLHRDHALFMGPTSGAAYLVADWWARRNPDSLTAVVLPDEGYRYQDTVYDDAWLNQKGLRLESLPGEPVEWDYPHDGDDPWSFYRWGRRPYAEVMQSPELELIPS is encoded by the coding sequence GTGAGCGGCCCCGTCATCAACGCGAACTTCGTGGACGCCATCGCGCTGCCCAGGGTCGTCTGGCTGCGCCCCAACCTGATCGGGCTGGCGTTTCCGCTGATGAAGCTCCTGCCCGCCCGGTTCATCGTCCGCAAGGCGCTCGAGCAGGGCGAGCTGGCGCCGGGCGCCCCGATCGCGGAGACCACCTCGGGCACCTTCGGGCTGGCGCTGGCGATGGTCGCGCGGCTGCAGGGGTTCCCGCTGGTGCTGGTGAGCGATCCGGCCATCGATCCACCGCTGCGCCGCAGGCTGGAAGACCTGGGGGCCGCCGTGCACATCGTCCACAAGACGGGGCCCTCCGGCGGGTACCAGCAGGTGCGGCTCGAGCGTCTGGAAAGGGTGCTGGACGCCACGCCCGGCAGCTTCTGCCCTCGGCAGTACAGCAATCCGCACAACCCGGGGAGCTACGCCCCCTGCGCCGAGCTGCTGGTGCACGCAGCCGGCGCGATCGAGTGCCTGGTGGGCACGGTCGGGTCCGGCGGCTCGGTGTGCGGGATCTCGTCGTACCTGCGCCTGCTCTTTCCCGAGCTCACCGTCATCGGCGTCGACACGCACCGGAGCGTGATCTTCGGACAGTCCGACGCCGGGGGAGGGCGCACGCTGCGGGGCCTGGGGAACAGCATCATGCCCCCCAACGTCGACCACACGACCTTCGACCTGGTGCACTGGGTGGGTGCCGCGGAGGCCTTCCGTGCCACCCGCCAGCTGCACCGCGACCACGCGCTCTTCATGGGTCCCACGAGCGGCGCCGCCTACCTCGTGGCCGACTGGTGGGCCCGCCGGAACCCGGACTCCCTGACGGCCGTGGTCCTGCCGGACGAGGGCTACCGATACCAGGACACGGTCTACGACGACGCCTGGCTGAACCAGAAGGGGCTCCGCCTGGAGAGCCTCCCCGGGGAGCCGGTGGAATGGGACTACCCCCACGACGGCGACGATCCCTGGTCGTTCTACCGGTGGGGACGCCGGCCGTACGCGGAGGTGATGCAGTCCCCCGAGCTGGAGCTGATCCCGTCATGA